One region of Armigeres subalbatus isolate Guangzhou_Male chromosome 3, GZ_Asu_2, whole genome shotgun sequence genomic DNA includes:
- the LOC134219253 gene encoding uncharacterized protein LOC134219253, with product MAQFFIRTLATLLIVGSLLPLHSCRYNRKYLALGSRLIEYATKANFSEANLPREPHLEFRMCQFPFFGPDMFRALDTSTKRVTIRKGKVRNVLINHDATVEELQVIDSGLVTLEAEIDQPNYVLKKVTIRSKEYRNWSASLRFLEMLEEIDIAYCSVSYLHMQWFEKYDKLKALDVSHNKLSRLDVGFSKLLPLERMHLWGNRLEQLYRFPEAFPALKMVTLAQNRWRCQWVSVVRGAMLARGVELLDMDSVCLAGWENNGGLCCRRGNFVNLTSLNRAHQDDRNITQQLNHIMGTDGSVIGMQLGNTTVFLDKHFAI from the exons ATGGCACAATTTTTCAT CCGAACGCTAGCAACGTTGCTCATTGTGGGATCCTTATTACCGTTGCACAGTTGCCGATACAACCGTAAATATCTGGCCTTGGGAAGCCGTCTGATCGAGTATGCCACCAAAGCCAACTTCAGCGAGGCCAATTTGCCAAGGGAACCCCATTTGGAATTTCGTATGTGTCAGTTTCCATTCTTTGGACCGGATATGTTCCGAGCGTTGGATACATCTACGAAGCGGGTCACTATCCGCAAAGGAAAGGTGCGGAACGTTCTCATAAATCACGATGCCACAGTGGAAGAACTTCAGGTTATTGACTCGGGTTTAGTCACGTTGGAGGCTGAGATAGACCAACCGAACTACGTTCTTAAGAAGGTGACCATCCGGTCGAAGGAATATCGAAATTGGTCAGCAAGCTTACGGTTTCTAGAAATGCTGGAAGAAATTGATATAGCGTATTGCAGCGTTTCCTATTTGCACATGCAATGGTTCGAGAAGTACGATAAGCTAAAAGCTCTGGATGTTTCGCATAATAAATTGAGTAGACTGGATGTCGGTTTTTCTAAACTGCTTCCATTGGAAAGGATGCATCTTTGGGGTAATCGATTGGAGCAGTTATATCGATTTCCGGAAGCTTTCCCGGCTTTGAAAATGGTAACGTTGGCTCAAAACAGGTGGCGTTGCCAGTGGGTGTCGGTCGTTCGGGGAGCCATGTTGGCGCGTGGAGTGGAACTGTTGGATATGGACAGTGTTTGTCTGGCTGGCTGGGAAAACAATGGAGGATTGTGTTGCAGACGTgggaattttgttaatttaacgAGCCTCAACAGGGCTCACCAAGATGATAGAAATATTACCCAACAATTAAATCATATTATGGGGACGGATGGATCTGTGATAGGAATGCAGTTGGGAAATACAACGGTGTTTCTTGATAAGCATTTTGCTATATGA